A single genomic interval of Oncorhynchus kisutch isolate 150728-3 unplaced genomic scaffold, Okis_V2 scaffold1890, whole genome shotgun sequence harbors:
- the LOC116368217 gene encoding zinc finger protein 664-like encodes MAEPKSMESPGSSCGVPSHRSSQQGPEMVSVKLEDCSQTLELNVIVKEEEEETEIQEEVEERAVKEEEVEERAVKEEVEERAVEEEEEEEERAVKEGEVEKRAVKEEEVEERAVKEEEEEEERAVKEEEEEGERAVKEEEEEENREVSAPDLEEEEEVDSITDPGESSNPGSDSEPSSTASGNHKQHRRRNSRQKHHHCMDCFTSFYDPEELRRHTCRPHPCSDCRDSFICPIHLKSKPTKKRKTHPCGQCGKSFQTPSKLNIHQRTHTGEKPFHCSVCGKSFSLSQNLNRHQITHTGKKPFLCSQCGKSFSHSSTLKTHQLIHTGEKHHHCSQCGKGFSRAGDLTRHQFTHTGNKLFHCSQCGNGFSRVAALKVHQQTHTGEKPYHCSVCGMSFSLLQTLNRHQLTHTREKPNHCSEYGKGFGHSSNLTTYLLK; translated from the exons ATGGCTGAACCCAAGTCCATGGAGTCCCCAGGTTCTAGCTGTGGTGTTCCATCACATAGAAGCTCACAGCAGGGTCCAGAGATGGTGTCAGTGAAGCTGgaggactgcagtcaaacactggaacttAATGTGATTGtcaaagaggaagaagaggagacagaaatccaagaagaggtggaggagagagcagtcaaagaagaagaggtagaggagagagctgtCAAAGAAGAAGTGGAGGAAAGAGCagtcgaagaagaagaagaggaggaggaaagagcagtcaaagaaggagaggtggagaagagagcagTCAAagaagaagaggtggaggagagagcagtcaaagaagaagaagaggaggaggaaagagcagtcaaagaagaagaagaggagggtgaaAGAGCagtcaaagaagaagaagaagaggagaacaggGAAGTGTCTGCTCCAGatctagaggaagaggaggaagtagaTAGTATCACTGACCCAG GAGAGAGCTCCAACCCAGGTTCAGACAGTGAGCCCAGTTCCACAGCATCAGGAAACCATAAACAACACAGACGGAGAAACTCAAGACAGAAACATCACCACTGCATGGACTGCTTCACTAGTTTCTATGATCCAGAGGAGTTGAGAAGGCACACTTGTAGGCCCCACCCCTGCTCAGATTGCAGAGACAGTTTTATTTGTCCAATTCACCTCAAATCAAAACCgacaaaaaaaagaaagacaCACCCATGTGgtcaatgtggaaagagttttcaGACCCCAAGCAAACTAAACATACACCAGCgaactcacacaggggagaaacctttcCATTGCTCTGtttgtgggaagagtttctctcTTTCACAGAACTTAAATAGACACCAAATAACTCACACAGGAAAGAAGCCTTTCCTCTgctctcagtgtgggaagagtttcagtcATTCATCAACTCTGAAGACACACCAGctaattcacacaggagagaagcatcatcactgctctcagtgtgggaaGGGTTTCAGTCGGGCAGGAGACCTAACGAGACACCAGTTCACTCACACAGGAAATAAACTTttccactgctctcagtgtgggaaTGGTTTCAGTCGAGTAGCAGCCCTGAAGGTACACCAGCAAACTCACaccggagagaagccttaccactgctcagtTTGCGGGATGAGTTTTTCCCTTTTACAGACCCTAAATAGACACCAGCTTACGCACACACGAGAGAAGCCTAATCACTGCTCTGAGTATGGGAAAGGTTTCGGTCACTCATCAAATCTGACGACATATCTGTTAAAGTGA